A part of Mesoplodon densirostris isolate mMesDen1 chromosome 10, mMesDen1 primary haplotype, whole genome shotgun sequence genomic DNA contains:
- the ITIH1 gene encoding inter-alpha-trypsin inhibitor heavy chain H1 isoform X2, with protein sequence MYSTMGLRGLLCVCLVSLLTLQPMPVQGSPTRSLKGGKAVDGVVIRSLKVNCKVTSRFAHCVITSQVVNNADEAKEVAFDVEIPRTAFISDFAITAGENAFLGDIKDKVTAWKQYRKAAISGENAGLVRASGRTMEQFAIQVTIGPRSKATFRLTYEEVLRRKLMQYDIVIKVKPKQLVQHFEIDVDIFEPRGISKLDAQASFLPKELAAQLIKKSFSGKEGHVLFRPTVGQQQSCPTCSTTLLNGDFKVTYDVNRDKACDLLVADNHFAHFFAPPNLTKLNKNVVFVIDISSSMAGQKVKQTKEALLKILGDLRPGDYFDLVLFGSAVQSWRGSLVQASATNLDAARNFVQHFSLAGSTNLNGGLLQGIEILNKAQGSLPELSNHASILIMLTDGEPTEGVTDHTQILKNVRDAIRGEFPLYNLGFGHDVDLKFLEVMSLQNNGRVQRIYEDHDATQQLQGFYEQVANPLLRDVELQYPWDAVSALTQHHHKQYYEGSEIIVAGRIADHKLSSFKADVQAYGGQEFKTTCLVDEEEMKKLLRERGHMLENHVERLWAYLTIQELLAKRMKLEGAEKANVSAKALKMSLAYQFVTPLTSMTIRGMVDQDGLEPLIDKALEDSLPSEMVGSRKTFILLASQPSPTRPSSEVQQLPNQVTGVDTDPHFLIHVPQKEDTLCFNINEEPGVVLSLVQDPDTGFSVNGQLIGNKASSPGKHEGTYFGRLGIANPATGFQLEVTPQNITLNPGSGGPIFSWRDQASLRQNEVVVTINRKRNLVVSVEDGGTFEVVLHRVWKGSATCQDFLGFYVLDSHRMSARTHGLLGQFFHPFDYKVFDLHPGSDPTKTDATMVVKKRWLTVTRGLQKDYSKDPRHGAEVTCWFIHNNGDGLIDGVHTDYIVPDIF encoded by the exons GCTGTTGATGGCGTGGTCATCCGGAGTTTGAAAGTCAACTGCAAAGTCACCTCTCGCTTTGCCCACTGTGTCATCACCAGCCAAGTGGTCAACAACGCCGACGAAGCCAAGGAAGTGGCCTTCGATGTGGAAATCCCCAGGACGGCCTTCATCAGTGACTTTGCCAT CACAGCAGGTGAAAATGCATTCCTCGGGGACATAAAGGACAAAGTGACTGCATGGAAGCAGTACCGGAAAGCGGCCATCTCAGGGGAGAACGCCGGCCTTGTCAG GGCCTCAGGGAGAACGATGGAGCAGTTTGCCATCCAGGTCACCATCGGACCCCGGAGCAAGGCCACGTTCCGGCTGACCTACGAGGAGGTGCTGAGGCGAAAGCTTATGCAGTATGACATTGTCATCAAGGTCAAGCCCAAGCAGCTGGTGCAGCATTTTGAG ATCGACGTGGACATCTTTGAGCCCCGGGGGATCAGCAAGCTGGATGCCCAGGCCTCCTTCCTCCCCAAGGAACTGGCCGCCCAACTCATCAAGAAGTCCTTCTCAGGGAAAGAG GGTCATGTGCTTTTCCGTCCCACGGTGGGCCAGCAGCAATCCTGCCCCACATGCTCTACGACCTTGCTGAATGGGGACTTCAAGGTGACCTACGATGTCAATCGGGACAAGGCCTGTGACCTCCTG GTCGCCGATAACCATTTTGCCCACTTCTTTGCTCCCCCAAACCTGACAAAACTGAACAAGAATGTGGTTTTTGTGATTGACATCAGCTCCTCCATGGCAGGCCAGAAAGTGAAGCAG ACCAAGGAGGCGCTCCTTAAAATCCTGGGGGACTTGCGGCCAGGGGACTACTTCGACCTGGTCCTCTTTGGGTCTGCAGTGCAGTCCTGGAGGGGCTCGCTGGTGCAGGCATCTGCCACCAATCTGGACGCAGCTCGGAACTTTGTGCAGCACTTCTCTCTGGCCGGGT CTACAAACCTGAATGGAGGTTTGCTCCAGGGAATTGAGATTTTGAACAAAGCTCAGGGAAGCCTCCCAGAACTCAGCAACCATGCCTCTATTCTCATCATGCTGACAGATGGCGAGCCCACAGAGG GGGTGACGGATCATACCCAAATCCTCAAGAACGTCCGAGATGCCATCAGGGGCGAGTTCCCACTCTACAACTTGGGCTTTGGCCATGACGTGGACTTGAAATTCCTGGAGGTCATGTCCCTGCAGAACAACGGACGTGTCCAGAGAATCTACGAGGACCACGATGCCACCCAACAGCTGCAg GGCTTCTACGAGCAGGTAGCCAACCCTCTGCTGAGGGATGTGGAGTTGCAGTACCCCTGGGATGCCGTCTCGGCCCTGACCCAGCACCACCATAAACAGTACTACGAAGGCTCGGAGATCATAGTGGCCGGGCGCATTGCTGACCACAAACTGAGCAGCTTCAAGGCGGATGTGCAAGCCTATGGG GGCCAAGAATTCAAGACAACCTGCCTGGTGGACGAggaagagatgaagaaactgctCCGAGAGCGGGGCCACATGCTGGAGAACCACGTTGAACGCCTGTGGGCCTACCTCACCATCCAGGAGCTGCTGGCCAAGCG GATGAAGTTGGAGGGGGCAGAGAAGGCCAACGTGTCAGCCAAGGCCCTGAAGATGTCACTGGCCTATCAGTTTGTGACCCCGCTGACCTCCATGACCATCAGGGGAATGGTGGACCAAGACGGCCTGGAGCCCCTCATTGACAAGGCCCTGGAGG aTTCTCTGCCCTCGG AGATGGTGGGATCCAGAAAGA CCTTCATTCTGTTGGCCTCGCAGCCTTCTCCAACGCGCCCTAGCTCCGAGGTCCAGCAGTTGCCAAACCAAGTGACTGGCG TGGACACTGATCCCCACTTCCTCATCCACGTGCCCCAGAAAGAGGACACTCTGTGCTTCAATATCAACGAGGAGCCTGGTGTGGTCCTGAGCCTGGTGCAGGACCCTGACACAG GCTTCTCAGTGAATGGCCAGCTCATCGGCAACAAGGCCAGTAGCCCTGGGAAGCACGAGGGCACGTACTTCGGGCGGCTGGGGATCGCAAACCCTGCAACAGGCTTCCAGCTGGAAGTGACTCCTCAGAACATCACGCTGAACCCTGGCTCCGGTGGACCCATATTCTCCTGGAGGGACCAGGCCTCACTGCGGCAGAATGA GGTGGTGGTGACCATCAACAGGAAGAGGAACCTGGTGGTGTCCGTGGAGGACGGGGGCACCTTCGAGGTTGTCCTGCATCGGGTATGGAAGGGGAGTGCCACCTGCCAGGACTTCCTGGGCTTCTACGTGCTGGATAGTCACCGGATGTCGGCACGGACACACGGGCTGCTGG GACAATTCTTCCACCCCTTTGATTATAAAGTGTTCGACCTCCACCCAGGCTCTGACCCCACAAAGACAGACGCCACAATGGTGGTGAAGAAACGCTGGCTGACGGTCACCAG GGGCTTGCAAAAAGACTACAGCAAAGACCCCCGGCATGGGGCTGAGGTGACCTGCTGGTTCATCCACAACAACGGGGATGGGCTGATCGACGGTGTTCACACTGACTATATCGTCCCCGACATcttctga
- the ITIH1 gene encoding inter-alpha-trypsin inhibitor heavy chain H1 isoform X1, producing MYSTMGLRGLLCVCLVSLLTLQPMPVQGSPTRSLKGGKKRPALDTAVDGVVIRSLKVNCKVTSRFAHCVITSQVVNNADEAKEVAFDVEIPRTAFISDFAITAGENAFLGDIKDKVTAWKQYRKAAISGENAGLVRASGRTMEQFAIQVTIGPRSKATFRLTYEEVLRRKLMQYDIVIKVKPKQLVQHFEIDVDIFEPRGISKLDAQASFLPKELAAQLIKKSFSGKEGHVLFRPTVGQQQSCPTCSTTLLNGDFKVTYDVNRDKACDLLVADNHFAHFFAPPNLTKLNKNVVFVIDISSSMAGQKVKQTKEALLKILGDLRPGDYFDLVLFGSAVQSWRGSLVQASATNLDAARNFVQHFSLAGSTNLNGGLLQGIEILNKAQGSLPELSNHASILIMLTDGEPTEGVTDHTQILKNVRDAIRGEFPLYNLGFGHDVDLKFLEVMSLQNNGRVQRIYEDHDATQQLQGFYEQVANPLLRDVELQYPWDAVSALTQHHHKQYYEGSEIIVAGRIADHKLSSFKADVQAYGEGQEFKTTCLVDEEEMKKLLRERGHMLENHVERLWAYLTIQELLAKRMKLEGAEKANVSAKALKMSLAYQFVTPLTSMTIRGMVDQDGLEPLIDKALEDSLPSEMVGSRKTFILLASQPSPTRPSSEVQQLPNQVTGVDTDPHFLIHVPQKEDTLCFNINEEPGVVLSLVQDPDTGFSVNGQLIGNKASSPGKHEGTYFGRLGIANPATGFQLEVTPQNITLNPGSGGPIFSWRDQASLRQNEVVVTINRKRNLVVSVEDGGTFEVVLHRVWKGSATCQDFLGFYVLDSHRMSARTHGLLGQFFHPFDYKVFDLHPGSDPTKTDATMVVKKRWLTVTRGLQKDYSKDPRHGAEVTCWFIHNNGDGLIDGVHTDYIVPDIF from the exons AAGCGACCAGCTTTGGACACA GCTGTTGATGGCGTGGTCATCCGGAGTTTGAAAGTCAACTGCAAAGTCACCTCTCGCTTTGCCCACTGTGTCATCACCAGCCAAGTGGTCAACAACGCCGACGAAGCCAAGGAAGTGGCCTTCGATGTGGAAATCCCCAGGACGGCCTTCATCAGTGACTTTGCCAT CACAGCAGGTGAAAATGCATTCCTCGGGGACATAAAGGACAAAGTGACTGCATGGAAGCAGTACCGGAAAGCGGCCATCTCAGGGGAGAACGCCGGCCTTGTCAG GGCCTCAGGGAGAACGATGGAGCAGTTTGCCATCCAGGTCACCATCGGACCCCGGAGCAAGGCCACGTTCCGGCTGACCTACGAGGAGGTGCTGAGGCGAAAGCTTATGCAGTATGACATTGTCATCAAGGTCAAGCCCAAGCAGCTGGTGCAGCATTTTGAG ATCGACGTGGACATCTTTGAGCCCCGGGGGATCAGCAAGCTGGATGCCCAGGCCTCCTTCCTCCCCAAGGAACTGGCCGCCCAACTCATCAAGAAGTCCTTCTCAGGGAAAGAG GGTCATGTGCTTTTCCGTCCCACGGTGGGCCAGCAGCAATCCTGCCCCACATGCTCTACGACCTTGCTGAATGGGGACTTCAAGGTGACCTACGATGTCAATCGGGACAAGGCCTGTGACCTCCTG GTCGCCGATAACCATTTTGCCCACTTCTTTGCTCCCCCAAACCTGACAAAACTGAACAAGAATGTGGTTTTTGTGATTGACATCAGCTCCTCCATGGCAGGCCAGAAAGTGAAGCAG ACCAAGGAGGCGCTCCTTAAAATCCTGGGGGACTTGCGGCCAGGGGACTACTTCGACCTGGTCCTCTTTGGGTCTGCAGTGCAGTCCTGGAGGGGCTCGCTGGTGCAGGCATCTGCCACCAATCTGGACGCAGCTCGGAACTTTGTGCAGCACTTCTCTCTGGCCGGGT CTACAAACCTGAATGGAGGTTTGCTCCAGGGAATTGAGATTTTGAACAAAGCTCAGGGAAGCCTCCCAGAACTCAGCAACCATGCCTCTATTCTCATCATGCTGACAGATGGCGAGCCCACAGAGG GGGTGACGGATCATACCCAAATCCTCAAGAACGTCCGAGATGCCATCAGGGGCGAGTTCCCACTCTACAACTTGGGCTTTGGCCATGACGTGGACTTGAAATTCCTGGAGGTCATGTCCCTGCAGAACAACGGACGTGTCCAGAGAATCTACGAGGACCACGATGCCACCCAACAGCTGCAg GGCTTCTACGAGCAGGTAGCCAACCCTCTGCTGAGGGATGTGGAGTTGCAGTACCCCTGGGATGCCGTCTCGGCCCTGACCCAGCACCACCATAAACAGTACTACGAAGGCTCGGAGATCATAGTGGCCGGGCGCATTGCTGACCACAAACTGAGCAGCTTCAAGGCGGATGTGCAAGCCTATGGG GAGGGCCAAGAATTCAAGACAACCTGCCTGGTGGACGAggaagagatgaagaaactgctCCGAGAGCGGGGCCACATGCTGGAGAACCACGTTGAACGCCTGTGGGCCTACCTCACCATCCAGGAGCTGCTGGCCAAGCG GATGAAGTTGGAGGGGGCAGAGAAGGCCAACGTGTCAGCCAAGGCCCTGAAGATGTCACTGGCCTATCAGTTTGTGACCCCGCTGACCTCCATGACCATCAGGGGAATGGTGGACCAAGACGGCCTGGAGCCCCTCATTGACAAGGCCCTGGAGG aTTCTCTGCCCTCGG AGATGGTGGGATCCAGAAAGA CCTTCATTCTGTTGGCCTCGCAGCCTTCTCCAACGCGCCCTAGCTCCGAGGTCCAGCAGTTGCCAAACCAAGTGACTGGCG TGGACACTGATCCCCACTTCCTCATCCACGTGCCCCAGAAAGAGGACACTCTGTGCTTCAATATCAACGAGGAGCCTGGTGTGGTCCTGAGCCTGGTGCAGGACCCTGACACAG GCTTCTCAGTGAATGGCCAGCTCATCGGCAACAAGGCCAGTAGCCCTGGGAAGCACGAGGGCACGTACTTCGGGCGGCTGGGGATCGCAAACCCTGCAACAGGCTTCCAGCTGGAAGTGACTCCTCAGAACATCACGCTGAACCCTGGCTCCGGTGGACCCATATTCTCCTGGAGGGACCAGGCCTCACTGCGGCAGAATGA GGTGGTGGTGACCATCAACAGGAAGAGGAACCTGGTGGTGTCCGTGGAGGACGGGGGCACCTTCGAGGTTGTCCTGCATCGGGTATGGAAGGGGAGTGCCACCTGCCAGGACTTCCTGGGCTTCTACGTGCTGGATAGTCACCGGATGTCGGCACGGACACACGGGCTGCTGG GACAATTCTTCCACCCCTTTGATTATAAAGTGTTCGACCTCCACCCAGGCTCTGACCCCACAAAGACAGACGCCACAATGGTGGTGAAGAAACGCTGGCTGACGGTCACCAG GGGCTTGCAAAAAGACTACAGCAAAGACCCCCGGCATGGGGCTGAGGTGACCTGCTGGTTCATCCACAACAACGGGGATGGGCTGATCGACGGTGTTCACACTGACTATATCGTCCCCGACATcttctga